The following DNA comes from Schistocerca americana isolate TAMUIC-IGC-003095 unplaced genomic scaffold, iqSchAmer2.1 HiC_scaffold_472, whole genome shotgun sequence.
tcaagttgagctgtcctctcaagttgagctgccctcttatgttgagctgtcctccaaagttgagctgtcctctcaagttgagctgtcctctcaagttgagctgtcctcgcaagctgtgctgtcctcgcgagccgtgctgtccttgcgacttttgctgtcctcgcaagctttgctgtcctcgcgagctttgctgtcctcgcgacctttgctgttctcgcaagttgtgcagtcctcgcaagttgtgctgccctctcaagttcagctgtcctcacaagttgagctgccctctcaagttgagctgccctctcaagttgagctgccctctcaagttgagctgccctcttatgttgagctgtcctccaaagttgagctgtcctctcaagttgagctgtcctctcaagtaatgctgtcctcgcaagctgtgctgtcctcgcaagctgttctgtcctcgcaagctgtgctctcctcgcaagctgtgctgtcctcgcaagccgtgctgtccttgcaagccgtgctgtcctcggaagccgtgctgtccacgcaagccttgctgtcctcgcaagccgtgctgtcctcacaagctttgctgtcctcacaagctttgctgtcctcgcaagctttcctgtcctcgtaagttgtgctgtcctctcaagttcagctgtcctctcaggttgaggtgtcctctcaggttgagatttcctctcaagttgagctgtacactcaatttgagctgccctctcaagttgagctgccctctcaagtcgagctgccctctcaagttgagctgccctctgaagctgagcagccctctcaagttgagcagtcctctcaagttttgctgtcctctgaagttgagctgtcctctcaagttgagctgtcctgtcaagttgagctgtcctctcaagttgagctgtcctcgcaagctgtgatgtccttgcaagctgtgccgtcctcgcaagctgtgccgtcctcgcaagctgagccatcctcacaagctgtgctgtcctcgcaagctgtcctgtcctcgcaagctatgctgtcctcgcaagctgtgctgtcttcgcaagctgtgctgtcctcgcaagccgtgctgtcctcgcaagctgtgctgtcctcgcaacctgtgctgtccacgcaagctgtgctgtccccgcaacctgtgttgtcctcgcaagctgtgctgtcctcgcaagctgtgctgtcctcgcaagctgtgccgtctttgtaagctgtgccgtcctcgcaagctgtgtatcctcgcaagctgtgctgtcctcgcaagctgtgctgtcctcgcaagctgtgctgtcctcgcaagctgcgctgtcctcgcaagctgtactgtcctcgcaagctgtgctgtcatcgcaagccgtgctgtcctcgcataccgtgctgtcctcgcgagccgtgctgtcctcgcaagccgtgctatcctcgcaagccgtgctgtcctcgcaagccgtgctgtcctcgcaagccatgctgtcctcgcgagccgtgctgtccttgcgagctttgctgtcctcgcgagctttgctgtcctcgcgagctttgctgtcctcgcgacctttgctgttctcgcaagttgtgcagtcctcgcaagttctgctgccctctcaagttcagctgtcctcacaagttgagctgccctctcaagttgagctgccctcttatgttgagctgtcctccaaagttgagctgtcctctcaagttgagctgtcctctcaagtaatgctgtcctcgcaagctgtgctgtccgcgcaagctgtgctgttctcgcaagccgtgctgtcctctcaagttgagctgccctctctagtagagctgtcctctcaacttgagcaatcctttgaagttgagctgtcctctaaagttgagctgtcctctcaagttgagctgacctctcaaattgagatgtcctctcaagttgagctctccttcaagttgagctgtcctctgaggtagagctgtccactctagatgagctgtcctctctagatgagctgtcctctcaagttgagctgtcctctcaggttgagctgtcctctcaagttgagctgtcctctcaagttgagctgtcctctcaagttgagctgtcctctcaagttgagctgtcctctcaagttgagctgtcctctcaagttgagctgtcctctcaagttgagctgtcctctcaagttgagctgtcctctcaagttgagctgtcctcgcaagccgtgctgtcctcgcaagctgtgctctcctcgcaaggtgtgctgccctcgcaacctgtgctgtcctcgcaagccgtgctgtcctcgcaagccgtgctgtcctcgcaagacgtgctgtcctcgcaagccgtgctgtcctcgcaagccgtgctgtcgtcggaagccgtgctgtcctcgcaagccgtactgtcatcgctagctttgctgtcctcgcaagttgtgctgtcctcggaagttgtactgtcctttaaagttgagctgtcctcttcagttggactgtcctctcaagttgagctgtcctctcaagttgagctgtcctctcaagttgagttgttctctcatattgagctgtcctcgcaagccgtgctgtcctcgcaagctgtggtgtccttgcaagctttgctgtcctcgaaagttgtgctttcctctcaagtagtggtgtcctcgcaagttgagcagtcctgttaagctaagctgccctctcaagttgaattgccctctcaagttgagctgtcctctcaagttgagctgtcctctcaagttgagctgtcctcacaagttgtgctgtcctctcaagttgtgctgtcccctcaagttgagctgtcctctcaagtgtagctgtcctctcaagttgagctgtcctctcaagttgagctgtccactcaagttgagctgtcctctcaagttgagctgtcctctcaagttgagctgtcctctcaagttgagctgtcctctaaagttgagctgtcccctcaagttgagctgtcctctcaagttgagctgtcctttcaagtagagctgtcctcgtaagctgtactgtcctcgcaagccttgctggcctcgcaagctgtgctgtccttgcaagctgtgctgtcctcgcaagctgtgctgtcctcgcaagccgtgctgtcctcgcaagccgtgctgtcctcgcaagccgtgctgtcctcacaagctttgctgtcctcgcaagctgtgctgtcctcgcaagctgtgctgtccgcgcaagctgtgctgtcctcgcaagctgtgctgtcgtctcaagttgagctgcactctcaagttgagctgccctcttaagttgagctgtcctctcaagttgagcagtcaagttgagctgtcctctcaagttgagctgtcctcgcaagttgagctgtcctctcaagttgagctgtcctctcaagttgagctgtcctcgcaagccgtgctgtccttgcaagccgtgctgtcctcgccacgtgtgctgtcctcacaagccgtgctgtccttgcaagccgtgctgtcctcggaagccgtgctgtccacgcaggccttgctgtcctcgcaagccgtgctatcctcacaagctttgctgtcctcacaagctttgctgtcctcgcaagctttcctgtccttgtaagttgtgctgtcctctcaagttgagctgtcctctcaggttgaggtgtcctctcaggttgagatttcctctcaagttgagctgtacactgaagttgagctgccctctcaagttgagctgccctctcaagttgagctgccctctcaagttgagctgccctctcaagttgagctgccctctgaagctgagcagccctctcaagttgagcagtcctctcaagttttgctgtcctctgaagttgagctgtcctctcaagttgagctgtcctctcaagttcgtctgtcctctcaagttgagctgtcctcgcaagctgtgatgtccttgcaagctgtgccgtcctcgcaagctgtgccatcctcgcaagctgtgctgtcctcgcaagctgtcctgtcctcgcaagctatgctgtcctcgcaagctgtgctgtcctcgcaagctgtgctgtcctcgcaagctgtgctgtcctcgcaacctgtgctgtccacgcaagctgtgctgtccccgcaacctgtgttgtcctcgcaagctgtgctgtcctcgcaagctgtgctgtgctcgcaagctgtgccgtctttgtaagctgtgctgtccccgcaacctgtgttgtcctcgcaagctgtgctgtcctcgcaagctgtgctgtcctcgcaagctgtgctgtcctcgcaagctgtgctgtcctcgttagctgtgctgtcctcgcaagctgtgctgtcctcgcaagctgcgctgtcctcgcaagctgtactgtcctcgcaagctgtgctgtcatcgcaagccttgctgtcctcgcaagccgtgctttcctcgccagccgtgctgtcttcgcaagctttgctgtcttcgcatgttgtgctttcctctcaagtagtgctgtcctctcaagttgggctgtcctctcaagttgagctgtcctctcaagttgagctgccctctcaagttgagctgccctctcaagttgagctgccctctgaagctgagcagccctctcaagttgagcagtcctctcaagttttgctgtcctctgaagttgagctgtcctctcaagttgagctgtcctctcaagttcagctgtcctctcaagttgagctgtcctcgcaagctgtgatgtccttgcaagctgtgccgtcctcgcaagctgtgccatcctcgcaagctgtgctgtcctcgcaagctgtcctgtcttcgcaagctatgctgtcctcgcaagctgtgctgtcctcgcaagctgtgctgtcctcgcaggacgtgctgtcctcgcaacctgtgctgtccatgcaagctgtgctgtccccgcaacctgtgttgtcctcgcaagctgtgctgtcctcgcaagctgtgctgtgctcgcaagctgtgccgtctttgtaagctgtgccgtcctcgcaagctgtgccgtcctcgcaagctgtgctgtcctcgcaagctgtgctgtcctcgcaagctgtgctgtcctcgcaagctgtgctgtcctcgttagctgtgctgtcctcgcaagctgtgctgtcctcgcaagctgcgctgtcctcgcaagctgtactgtcctcgcaagctgtgctgtcatcgcaagccttgctgtcctcgcaagccgtgctttcctcgccagccgtgctgtcttcgcaagctttgctgtcttcgcatgttgtgctttcctctcaagtagtgctgtcctctcaagttgggctgtcctctcaagttgagctgccctctcaagttgggctgcccactcaagttgagctgtcctctcacgttgtgctgtcctctcaggttgtgctgtcctctcaagttgagctgtcctctcaagttgagctgttctctcaagttgagctgtcctctcaagttgagctgtcctctcaagttgagctgtcctctagagttgagctgacctctcaagttgagctgtcctctctagttgagctgtcctctcaagttgagctgtcctctcaagttgagctgtcctatcatgttgagctgtcctctctagttgagctgtcatctctagttgagctgtcctctcaagttgagctgtcctctcaagttgagctgtcctctcaagttgagctgtcctctcaagttgagctgccctcttatgttgagctgtcctccaaagttgagctgtcctctcatgttgagctgtcctctcaagttgagctgtcctcgcaagccgtgctgtcctcgcaagttgtgctgtcatcgcaacctgtgctgtcctcgaaagctgtgctgtcctcccaatttgtgctgtcctcgcaagctgtgctctcctcgcaagctgtgctgtcctcgcgatccgtgctgtccttgcgacttttgctgtcctcgcaagctttgctgtcctcgcgagctttgctgtcctcgcgacctttgctgtcctcgcaagttgtgcagtcctcgcaagttgtgctgccctctcaagttcagctgtcctcacaagttgagctgccctctcaagttgagctgccctctcaagttgagctgccctctcaagttgagctgccctcttatgttgagctgtcctccaaagttgagctgtcctctcaagttgagctgtcctctcaagtaatgctgtcctcgcaagctgtgctgtcctcgcaagctgtgctgtcctcgcaagctgtgctgtcctcgcaagctgtgctgtgctcgcaagccgtgctgtccttgcaagccgtgctgtcctcggaagccgtgctgtccacgcaagccttgctgtcctcgcaagccgtgctgtcctcacaagctttgctgtcctcacaagctttgctgtcctcacaagctttcctgtcttcgtaagttgtgctgtcctctcaagttcagctgtcctctctggttgaggtgtcctctcaggttgagatatcctctcaagttgagctgtacactcaatttgagctgccctctcaagttgagctgccctctcaagttgagctgccctctcaagttgagctgccctctgaagctgagcagccctctcaagttgagcagtcctctcaagtttttctGTCCTCtgaggttgagctgtcctctcaagttgagctgtcctgccaagttgagctgtcctctcaagttgagctgttctcgcaagctgtgatgtccttgcaagctgtgccgtcctcgcaagctgtgccgtcctcgcaagctgagccatcctcacaagctgtgc
Coding sequences within:
- the LOC124584390 gene encoding uncharacterized protein LOC124584390, coding for MLSSQAVLSSQAVLSSQDVLSSQPVLSMQAVLSPQPVLSSQAVLSSQAVLSVPSSQAVLSSQAVLSSQAVLSSQAVLSSLAVLSSQAVLSSQAALSSQAVLSSQAVLSSQALLSSQAVLSSPAVLSSQALLSSHVVLSSQVVLSSQVGLSSQVELPSQVGLPTQVELSSHVVLSSQVVLSSQVELSSQVELFSQVELSSQVELSSQVELSSRVELTSQVELSSLVELSSQVELSSQVELSYHVELSSLVELSSLVELSSQVELSSQVELSSQVELSSQVELPSYVELSSKVELSSHVELSSQVELSSQAVLSSQVVLSSQPVLSSKAVLSSQFVLSSQAVLSSQAVLSSRSVLSLRLLLSSQALLSSRALLSSRPLLSSQVVQSSQVVLPSQVQLSSQVELPSQVELPSQVELPSQVELPSYVELSSKVELSSQVELSSQVMLSSQAVLSSQAVLSSQAVLSSQAVLCSQAVLSLQAVLSSEAVLSTQALLSSQAVLSSQALLSSQALLSSQAFLSS